A region of Thermococcus argininiproducens DNA encodes the following proteins:
- a CDS encoding Lrp/AsnC family transcriptional regulator: MSDAIDAVDLKLLKELKENSRENIATLSKKLGIPRTTVHYRIKKLINEGIIEKFTIKPNYKKLNLGTTAFILARYDPEFGLSQREVAKKIAQIEGVHEVHIIAGEWDLLIKIRAPSAEEIGKVVVDKLREVKGVGQTVTMVSFVTVKEEL, from the coding sequence GATTTAAAACTGCTTAAAGAGCTTAAAGAGAACTCAAGGGAAAACATCGCTACTCTAAGTAAAAAACTTGGAATTCCAAGGACGACTGTGCATTATAGAATTAAGAAACTCATTAACGAAGGAATTATAGAAAAATTCACAATCAAACCTAATTACAAAAAGCTTAACTTGGGGACTACAGCATTTATCTTAGCTAGGTATGACCCGGAATTTGGACTTTCTCAAAGAGAAGTGGCTAAAAAAATTGCACAGATTGAAGGAGTTCATGAAGTTCACATAATTGCTGGTGAATGGGATCTCTTAATAAAGATTAGGGCACCCTCAGCTGAGGAGATAGGAAAAGTTGTCGTTGACAAACTTAGAGAGGTTAAAGGAGTAGGGCAGACCGTAACAATGGTTTCGTTTGTAACAGTTAAAGAAGAGCTCTGA